The genomic stretch TGTTAAGTAGGTATATGTCATAATTGTATTCCTGTCATAATTCATTGGATGGAAGTAATTTTTCATCCTTATAGCTAAAATAACCTTAAATTTAATTAAATGCAATTAAATTTTCATGGTATTAGAGGAAATTTTAATGGTTGTTTGTAAGCTGCCTATTTTGTTGGCGGAGCGCAAAATGCGTGTTGCAGATCTAATCCGTGGTACTGGAATTAATAAAACAACATTGCACAAACTTTATAATGGAGATTTAACAAGGATTGATTTGGATACAATTAATCGCATTTGCGACTACTTAGATATACAAGTAGGGGACTTATTTGTTTTTGAAAAAGATATTTAAAATTAATTATATAAAAATCTTTTGGTCACAAATGGTCACATTGAAAAGTATGTGGCCTCAAACCTTATCATGAGTCTCTAAGGAATTTCATTTTTTACTCTTTGATATAAAAGAGTGGTTTTTTTCGTCAAAATTGAGCTAATTCAGTTTTTTTATGTCGTGATTTTTGGTCACAAATGGTCACATCTAAAATTCTATGGACATTGATAATTTACTCATTGGTAAAAAAATAAAAACATGAACCGAGAATTAGAAGCTTTATACCAAGAAAATGAAGGCTAAATTAGATCGTAAATTAAGCTTATTTGACGTCATTTAGTGTTATTTTGATGCCTAAGGACACGTAATGGTCACATCTTGGTCACAAGGTCTAGTTTATTGGAGAGTGGTAGGTAGGTGCTGTGGCAGTTGTGAGTAGAGTAATTTTCTTAAAAACCTAATAAAATCAACAATAAAAAACCCCCATCTTTCGATGAGGGCTTTTTTGAATTTGGAGCGGGAAACGAGACTCGAACTCGCGACCCCAACCTTGGCAAGGTTATGCTCTACCAACTGAGCTATTCCCGCATGCCGCCTATAATACATTAAGAAATTTTATGGTCAAGATTTTTTTATGCAGCAAATGATTGATTGAATAAAATAAAGTCACTTTTGCAGTGGTTTGCTCTTTTTCTAAGCAAATACAGGGTTCTCAGGTCGGGTTTTTTAAAAATAGCAGCTAGTGCGCACATGAATAAGTAAAAAAATTAAGGCTTTCAATATGGTTCAATTCAGATAGTGGTTATACTCAAGCCATTCATTTGGCTTCCAAGGACAATCAGACATGAGTCTAGAACAACAATTGATTGAACGCTTAAATCTGTTACAGCCCGAGCATCTGCAAGTAATGAATGAATCTGCAGGGCATGGCGGTTATTTTCCAGGGAAAGAATCCCATTTTAAGGTTATCGTTGTCAGTGAGCAGTTTGTGGGTTTGCGCTTGGTACAACGTCATCAAAAAGTGTATGCCGCTGCAGCCGAATTGATGACTCCAGGTAAAATTCACGCATTGGCAATCCACGCCTATGTGCCAGAAGAATGGCAGGGTCAAGCCCCTGATAGCCCAATCTGTGCAAACGCACCTAAATCTACTTAAGTTTTTTGAGCATAGGCAAAATTTATGGATACCCATCTCATTATTAAAATTATTCACATGAGTAGTGCAACATTGGCGCTCGGCGTTTTTATTGCGCGAGCATTTACTCTTTTTGTCGGCACAACCGCACAGCAACAACCAAATCCCAAAGGTCGGGTGTTGTTTGTGGCATTGCAACACTTGAGTTATACCGCTGTAGTGCTGACAGGGGTGACCTTATTGGTCATGAATGATTTTAAAGTTCAGCCATGGTTCTATGCGAAAATCATCTTGTTTTTGGTGTTGTTGTCTACACAAATTAAAACCTACAAACGAGATGACAGCATTTTATTGGCACAGCGTCGTGCGGGTTTAGGTATTGGTGCATTGGCTTTTATTGCTATTCTGCTTTTGATTATGATTAAGCCAGCCTTTGGCTAATCACGTACTTGCTTGGTGCGGTACGACTTTAATACAGCGCTTGGTGAACACCGCAGTTAAAACCGCTTGTTCAATTAAAGTAGATTTAAATGCTGTGAATAACCAGTTGCTGTCAATAAACCAGAAATAAAATTAAAATGAGGGGGCGATAATGCGAACACGTGTTGTATTTAATCAAAAAGGTGGCGTGGGGAAATCGAGTATTGCAGTGAATTTGGCTGCAATCAGTGCGGCACAGGGTTTTAACACATTATTAATTGATTTAGACCCACAGGCCAATGCGAGTCAATATGTGTTGGGCGATGATGCGACCTATAATGCAGATAAGCCAGCACTAGAGCCAAATATTCAAAACTTTTTTGATGAGGTTCTTGGGAATACACAACAAAAAGGTTTAATTGGTAATGCGCTGGGTTCGCTCTTAAAATCACGTACACAAGACTTTAATGCCTATATTCACCAGACCCCATTTGCCAAGCTTGATGTTCTACCAGCCAGTCCGAGTTTAGGTAGCTTAACGCATGCACTAGAAGCCAAACATAAAATTTATAAGCTACGCGATGCCATTCAAAGTTTGAGTGGGAAATATCAACGTATCTATATTGATACCCCGCCTGCATTTAACTTTTTCACCTTATCAGCGCTGATTGCTGCCGATCGTGTCCTTATTCCATTTGATTGTGATGTATTTTCCAAGCGTGCATTACATAGCTTGATTGAAAATATTATGGAGACGCGAGCGGATCATAATGAACGCTTAGAAATTGAGGGCATTGTGGTGAATCAGTTTCAAGCACAAGCCAAATTACCGCGTGAAGTGGTGGAAACCTTAAAAAATGAGGGGCTACCTGTTTTAAACAGTATGTTGCCACCATCGGTGATGATGAAAGAGTCTCATCATAAAAATATGCCTTTAATTTATCTGGTAAAAGAACACAAGTTGACCCAAGCCTATCAAACGTTGTTCAATGAAATTGAGCCACAATAATATCGAGATTAATATGAAATTTATTCCTTCCACAGTGGTTGTTATAAGTGCACTGATGTTAAGTGCTTGTGCAACAACGGTTAAACCGACCTATACCTCACCAACGCAGTATCAAGCGCTGAATTGTGGTCAATTGACAGCTGAGTTTAATCGCATTCAACAATATATTGAAAATGGGGTGCAACCGGCCAAAAGTACTGGGATGGGAGTAGGTTTAGGATTAGGGGGG from Acinetobacter pullicarnis encodes the following:
- a CDS encoding helix-turn-helix domain-containing protein, producing the protein MVVCKLPILLAERKMRVADLIRGTGINKTTLHKLYNGDLTRIDLDTINRICDYLDIQVGDLFVFEKDI
- a CDS encoding BolA family protein, encoding MSLEQQLIERLNLLQPEHLQVMNESAGHGGYFPGKESHFKVIVVSEQFVGLRLVQRHQKVYAAAAELMTPGKIHALAIHAYVPEEWQGQAPDSPICANAPKST
- a CDS encoding SirB2 family protein, which translates into the protein MDTHLIIKIIHMSSATLALGVFIARAFTLFVGTTAQQQPNPKGRVLFVALQHLSYTAVVLTGVTLLVMNDFKVQPWFYAKIILFLVLLSTQIKTYKRDDSILLAQRRAGLGIGALAFIAILLLIMIKPAFG
- a CDS encoding ParA family protein gives rise to the protein MRTRVVFNQKGGVGKSSIAVNLAAISAAQGFNTLLIDLDPQANASQYVLGDDATYNADKPALEPNIQNFFDEVLGNTQQKGLIGNALGSLLKSRTQDFNAYIHQTPFAKLDVLPASPSLGSLTHALEAKHKIYKLRDAIQSLSGKYQRIYIDTPPAFNFFTLSALIAADRVLIPFDCDVFSKRALHSLIENIMETRADHNERLEIEGIVVNQFQAQAKLPREVVETLKNEGLPVLNSMLPPSVMMKESHHKNMPLIYLVKEHKLTQAYQTLFNEIEPQ